One segment of Coffea arabica cultivar ET-39 chromosome 7c, Coffea Arabica ET-39 HiFi, whole genome shotgun sequence DNA contains the following:
- the LOC113697947 gene encoding bifunctional nuclease 2-like, with product MLGTQLNFRSIAGVGASWTDQMNFCRCPIWSSHCCSLRIQFSFELTLNSAKPHSSGVISGRKSKLNRRVWCMSSLGSFSKKNGGDDDDDYVEAILLISETISHHRMRMHGFKEERTWQPSLHLGPFSIQPKDPRSQVHPIGSGFLRRFESPTIFLKISCDGDFILPIIVGESAVEKLIQSFYEDDAGDCPNQYQLVRNLMENSGYEAKVVRITERVGNIYFSRIYFHKPGETKILSVDARPSDAINVAKRCKAPIYVNKQIVLADATRLSYGAGRMSTKTVFDVSMDSPADGPDLLSEELNMLTNMNLAAEEERYGDAALWRDKLMKLRKSKYGS from the exons ATGCTCGGAACCCAACTGAATTTCCGGTCTATAGCTGGCGTCGGAGCTTCTTGGACGGATCAGATGAATTTCTGCCGCTGCCCGATTTGGAGCTCGCATTGTTGTTCTTTAAGGattcaattttcttttgaattgaCGTTAAATTCTGCAAAGCCGCATTCTTCTGGTGTGATTAGTGGAAGAAAATCTAAATTAAATCGCAGAGTATGGTGTATGTCTTCTTTGGGGAGTTTTAGTAAGAAAAATGGCGGCGACGACGACGACGATTATGTTGAAGCTATCCTCCTCATTTCAG AAACTATTAGTCACCATCGGATGCGTATGCATGGGTTTAAAGAAGAGAGGACATGGCAACCATCTCTTCACTTAGGTCCCTTCTCTATTCAACCAAAGGATCCTAGATCTCAAGTTCATCCTATAGGATCAGGTTTTCTTCGACGTTTTGAGAGTCCAACCATCTTTCTCAAGATTTCTTGTGATGGAGACTTCATTTTGCCAATCATTGTAG GGGAAAGTGCGGTTGAGAAGCTCATACAAAGCTTTTATGAGGATGATGCAGGG GACTGTCCAAATCAATACCAACTTGTAAGGAATTTGATGGAAAATTCTGGTTATGAA GCAAAAGTAGTGAGGATCACAGAAAGAGTAGGTAATATATACTTTTCGAGGATATATTTCCACAAG CCAGGGGAAACCAAAATATTGAGTGTAGATGCACGTCCTTCTGATGCCATCAATGTTGCAAAGAGATGCAAG GCCCCTATATATGTAAATAAACAGATTGTGTTAGCAGATGCAACTAGACTTTCTTACGGGGCGGGTAGAATGAGCACCAAAACTGTATTTGATGTATCTATGGACAG CCCTGCGGATGGCCCAGATTTACTTTCTGAAGAACTAAACATGTTGACCAACATGAATTTGGCAGCCGAAGAGGAAAGATACGGTGATGCAG CCCTGTGGAGAGACAAACTCATGAAGCTTCGCAAATCAAAGTACGGGAGTTAG
- the LOC113699471 gene encoding ammonium transporter 2 member 3-like, whose protein sequence is MALEKVTALPSGLKPGPPYPDWLNRADNAWELTAAAMVGLQSVPGLVILYGSMVKKKWAVNSAFMALYAFASVLICWVLWGHRMSFGTDMTAILAKPNEAMSQKYLLGQYKEYFLPNADYVFYQFAFAAITVILLAGSLLGRMNFYAWMLFVPLWLTLSYTVGAHTIWGSGFLETRGIIDFSGGYVIHLSSGVAGFTAAYWVGPRLSHDRQHFPPNNKIHMLGGAGFLWMGWSGFNGGSPLSAGLITSLAFLNTHLCTATSVLVWLSMDLIYYKKSSVIGAVQGMITGLVCITPAAGIVDTWAAMLMGVMSGSIPWYTMMILHKKLAFFQKVDDTLGVFHTHAVAGILGGLLSGIFAKPNLLRDFYGSGTISYGPGFLYGLIEGKKLEGFYQLLYQLAGAAFITVWNAVVTSLICILVSRVVALRMDEDDLEVGDDAVHGEEAYALWGDGERHPPPLKFNMTPKIPSFCRRH, encoded by the exons ATGGCTCTAGAGAAGGTTACAGCACTACCTTCTGGGCTCAAACCAGGCCCGCCTTACCCAGACTGGCTAAACAGGGCAGACAACGCATGGGAGCTAACTGCAGCAGCCATGGTGGGACTCCAAAGTGTTCCGGGGCTTGTGATTTTGTATGGCAGTATGGTCAAGAAAAAATGGGCTGTGAATTCTGCTTTCATGGCTCTTTACGCCTTTGCTTCTGTCTTGATTTGTTGGGTGCTTTGGGGCCATCGCATGTCTTTTGGGACCGATATGACTGCCATATTAGCCAAGCCAAATGAGGCCATGTCCCAAAAGTATCTGCTCGGCCAATACAAAGAATATTTCCTGCCTAATGCTGACTATGTTTTCTACCAATTTGCTTTCGCTGCAATTACTGTTATATTGCTGGCAGGTTCATTGCTTGGCAGGATGAATTTCTATGCCTGGATGTTGTTTGTCCCGCTATGGTTAACGTTGTCTTATACTGTTGGGGCTCATACAATTTGGGGCTCTGGATTTCTTGAAACTCGTGGCATTATTGACTTCTCTGGTGGTTATGTTATTCATCTTTCTTCTGGTGTTGCTGGCTTTACTGCAGCTTATTGG GTAGGACCGAGGCTTTCACACGATAGGCAACATTTTCCACCAAACAACAAAATTCACATGCTGGGAGGTGCAGGGTTCTTGTGGATGGGATGGAGTGGTTTCAATGGTGGATCACCGCTATCAGCTGGTCTTATTACATCACTTGCTTTCCTAAATACCCATCTCTGCACTGCTACTAGTGTCTTGGTATGGCTTTCAATGGACCTGATTTACTATAAGAAGAGCTCGGTCATTGGGGCTGTTCAGGGAATGATCACTGGACTTGTATGCATCACCCCAGCAGCAG GAATTGTGGACACATGGGCAGCAATGCTAATGGGGGTCATGTCTGGCTCAATACCATGGTACACTATGATGATTTTGCACAAGAAATTAGCATTTTTCCAGAAGGTTGATGATACTTTAGGCGTTTTTCACACTCATGCCGTGGCTGGTATCCTTGGAGGACTTCTTTCAGGCATCTTTGCAAAGCCGAATCTACTAAGGGACTTCTACGGCTCTGGTACAATCAGTTATGGTCCAGGATTTTTGTACGGTTTAATTGAGGGGAAGAAGCTTGAGGGTTTTTATCAATTGCTCTATCAGCTTGCAGGGGCAGCTTTCATTACTGTCTGGAATGCAGTAGTTACTAGTTTGATCTGCATTTTAGTTAGTCGGGTTGTAGCTCTCAGGATGGATGAAGATGACCTCGAGGTAGGAGATGATGCAGTACATGGAGAAGAAGCGTATGCTTTGTGGGGAGATGGAGAGAGGCATCCTCCCCCCCTGAAGTTCAACATGACcccaaaaatcccttcattttgTCGAAGGCACTAA